One window from the genome of Bacillus tianshenii encodes:
- the rpsT gene encoding 30S ribosomal protein S20: MPNIKSAIKRVKKNDVRRVQNAAIKSEMRSAIKKFETLADNKDVDSAKTALVDAVKRIDKAARKGLVHRNKADRQKSRLTQKLNELSA; this comes from the coding sequence ATGCCAAACATTAAATCTGCAATCAAACGCGTAAAGAAGAACGATGTACGTCGCGTACAAAACGCTGCAATCAAATCTGAAATGCGTTCAGCAATCAAGAAATTCGAAACATTAGCTGATAACAAAGATGTAGATAGCGCAAAAACAGCTCTAGTTGACGCTGTTAAACGTATTGACAAAGCTGCTCGTAAAGGTCTAGTTCACCGTAACAAAGCAGACCGTCAAAAATCTCGTCTAACTCAAAAACTAAACGAACTTTCTGCTTAA
- a CDS encoding stage II sporulation protein P — MRPPRTQRIGVIIEGPHIVRLVVFFTVIMMILFIMIGTLTSLKPEYRLSSSSVHQWAAKLTGESFLHLMTFENPYFSQVLPEGNAGPKVSSFLFEIATNINFDDPRSFLGRELPYFSIYDGEIIVAGEGTDYTNMPYESAPPVEVLLKERKASLESLEKADKPDESAKPKMTTNGKQVVFIYHTHSRESYLPLIPEAKGGDEAYHSKANVTLVGTRLAEELEARGIGATVDTTDITGQLLQGGIHYSRSYDQSRPVVKQAIANNRDLQFFFDIHRDWQTKENTTVEINGKNYARTYFVIGGEHAKYERNLKLATDLHELLAKQYPGISRGVTTKSGPGTNGKFNQDLSENAIIIEMGGTENTLEEVYRTTSAIADVFAEYYWQAKKVNN, encoded by the coding sequence ATGAGGCCTCCAAGAACACAAAGGATTGGTGTCATTATTGAAGGTCCACATATTGTGCGGTTAGTTGTTTTCTTTACCGTTATTATGATGATTCTCTTTATCATGATCGGCACGTTAACGTCATTGAAGCCAGAGTACCGGCTTTCTTCCTCATCAGTACATCAATGGGCAGCAAAGTTAACAGGCGAATCATTTCTTCATCTGATGACGTTTGAAAATCCTTATTTCTCTCAAGTGCTTCCAGAGGGAAATGCTGGACCGAAAGTTTCTTCGTTTTTATTTGAGATTGCCACGAATATTAACTTTGACGACCCGCGCAGCTTTTTAGGGCGGGAGCTGCCGTACTTTTCAATTTATGACGGAGAAATTATTGTGGCTGGAGAAGGGACAGACTATACGAATATGCCGTACGAATCAGCACCGCCTGTAGAAGTGCTGTTGAAAGAGCGTAAAGCATCGCTTGAAAGCTTAGAAAAAGCAGACAAGCCAGATGAAAGTGCAAAGCCGAAAATGACGACAAATGGAAAGCAAGTTGTTTTCATCTACCATACGCATTCAAGAGAATCGTATTTGCCGCTGATTCCTGAGGCAAAAGGTGGAGATGAAGCCTACCATAGTAAAGCAAACGTAACGCTTGTAGGAACACGATTAGCAGAAGAGCTGGAAGCGCGGGGGATTGGGGCAACAGTTGATACGACAGATATTACCGGTCAATTGCTGCAAGGCGGGATTCATTATTCACGCTCTTACGATCAGTCAAGACCTGTTGTCAAACAAGCGATTGCAAACAATCGTGATTTGCAATTTTTCTTTGATATTCACAGAGACTGGCAGACGAAGGAAAATACAACCGTTGAAATAAACGGAAAAAACTATGCACGTACTTATTTTGTAATTGGTGGAGAACATGCCAAATATGAGCGGAACTTAAAGTTGGCAACAGATCTACATGAGTTGTTAGCGAAGCAATATCCAGGTATTAGCCGTGGGGTCACGACAAAATCTGGACCAGGAACAAACGGAAAGTTCAACCAAGACTTATCTGAAAATGCGATTATTATCGAAATGGGTGGAACAGAGAATACACTTGAGGAAGTCTATCGGACGACTTCAGCTATTGCAGATGTTTTTGCGGAATATTATTGGCAGGCTAAAAAAGTGAACAATTAG
- the gpr gene encoding GPR endopeptidase has translation MSEPLDLSVYAVRTDLALEARDMAVERQGQEGQKKNTIDGVVVKEHEVDGIKLTHIRIEDKGADITGKKPGRYITIEAPEIRGSDSEFQRRVEQTFTREMVSLMKECGIKDEDTCLVVGLGNRNVTPDALGPMMIEQLLITKHLFTLEPERVQDGYRSVSGVVPGVMGLTGIETSDIIAGIIEKTKPDFVIAVDALASRSIERVNSTIQISDTGIHPGSGVGNKRKEISKETYGIPVIAVGIPTVVDAATITSDAIDFLLKHFGRELSEGDKPSRSLAPAGMQFGEKRTLSEEDLPNEEKRKTFLGIVGTLPDEEKRRLIHEVLAPIGHNLMVTPKEVDIFMEDMAHLIAEGLNDALHPTINDDNVGVYTR, from the coding sequence ATGAGTGAACCGCTTGATTTGTCGGTGTATGCCGTTCGGACTGATTTGGCATTGGAAGCACGGGATATGGCAGTAGAACGGCAGGGCCAAGAAGGACAAAAGAAAAATACGATTGATGGCGTTGTTGTGAAAGAACATGAGGTTGACGGGATCAAATTAACGCATATTCGCATTGAAGATAAAGGTGCTGACATAACGGGAAAAAAACCTGGGCGCTATATTACGATTGAAGCGCCAGAAATAAGAGGTAGTGATTCGGAATTTCAGCGGCGTGTTGAACAGACTTTCACACGTGAAATGGTTTCTTTAATGAAAGAGTGTGGCATTAAAGACGAGGATACATGTCTTGTTGTCGGGCTTGGGAATCGTAATGTCACACCTGATGCGCTTGGTCCGATGATGATTGAACAGCTTCTCATTACAAAGCATTTGTTCACGCTTGAACCAGAACGAGTCCAAGATGGTTATCGCTCTGTCAGTGGTGTCGTGCCTGGAGTCATGGGGTTAACTGGCATAGAAACAAGTGATATTATCGCCGGGATTATTGAAAAAACAAAGCCTGACTTCGTTATTGCGGTAGATGCTCTAGCTTCACGGTCGATTGAACGTGTTAATTCAACCATTCAAATCTCTGACACAGGTATTCACCCAGGCTCAGGTGTCGGTAATAAACGGAAAGAAATAAGTAAGGAAACATATGGGATTCCAGTTATTGCGGTTGGTATTCCGACAGTTGTGGATGCTGCGACAATTACAAGTGACGCGATTGACTTTCTATTGAAGCACTTTGGTAGAGAGTTGAGTGAAGGAGATAAGCCTTCCCGTTCGCTTGCACCGGCTGGCATGCAGTTTGGCGAAAAGCGGACATTGAGTGAAGAGGACCTTCCGAATGAGGAGAAACGGAAGACGTTCTTGGGGATCGTAGGCACTTTACCTGATGAAGAGAAGAGGCGTCTAATTCATGAGGTTCTTGCACCGATCGGTCATAACTTAATGGTAACCCCAAAAGAAGTCGATATTTTCATGGAAGATATGGCTCATTTGATTGCAGAAGGCTTGAATGATGCTCTTCATCCAACGATAAACGATGACAATGTTGGGGTCTATACCCGTTAA
- the lepA gene encoding translation elongation factor 4, giving the protein MNNEQKRKRQERIRNFSIIAHIDHGKSTLADRILEKTSALTQREMKSQMLDAMDLERERGITIKLNSVQLKYKAKDGEEYIFHLIDTPGHVDFTYEVSRSLAACEGAILVVDAAQGIEAQTLANVYLALDNDLEILPIINKIDLPSAEPERVRQEVEDVIGLDASEAVLASAKSGIGIDEILEQIVEKVPPPQGDPEAPLKALIFDSLYDPYRGVIAYIRIVEGSVKVGDKVRMMATGKEFEVTELGVFTPKPLPQDELTVGDVGFLTAAIKTVGDTRVGDTITSAQKPAAEPLPGYKRLNPMVFCGLYPIDSNKYNDLREALERLELNDSSLQYEPETSQALGFGFRCGFLGMLHMEIIQERIEREFKIDLITTAPSVSYRVELTDGEEVIVDNPSNMPDPQSIQRVQEPYVKATVMVPNDFVGPVMELCQAKRGNFIDMQYMDENRVNIVYDIPLAEIVYDFFDQLKSQTKGYASFDYELIGYKESRLVKMDILLNGEQVDALSFIVHRDFAYERGKVITDKLRELIPRQQFEVPIQAAIGNKIVARSTIKAMRKNVLAKCYGGDISRKRKLLEKQKEGKKRMKSVGSVEVPQEAFMAVLKMDSDEKK; this is encoded by the coding sequence TTGAATAATGAACAGAAGAGAAAAAGGCAAGAGCGCATACGTAATTTTTCTATTATTGCACATATTGACCATGGGAAAAGTACGTTAGCAGACCGTATACTAGAAAAAACAAGCGCCTTGACACAGCGTGAAATGAAAAGCCAAATGCTCGATGCGATGGACTTAGAGCGTGAGCGTGGCATTACAATTAAATTAAACTCTGTCCAATTGAAATATAAAGCGAAGGACGGAGAAGAGTATATTTTTCATCTAATTGATACGCCAGGACACGTCGACTTTACATATGAAGTGTCTCGTAGTCTTGCAGCGTGTGAAGGTGCTATCCTTGTTGTGGATGCAGCGCAAGGCATTGAAGCGCAAACACTCGCGAACGTTTATTTAGCACTTGATAATGACTTGGAAATTCTTCCGATCATTAATAAGATTGACCTTCCAAGTGCAGAGCCTGAGCGCGTCCGTCAAGAGGTCGAAGATGTAATCGGTCTTGATGCTTCAGAGGCTGTATTAGCAAGTGCGAAATCTGGGATTGGCATTGATGAAATTTTAGAACAGATTGTAGAAAAAGTACCACCGCCACAAGGTGATCCAGAGGCGCCGTTAAAAGCGCTTATTTTTGACTCCTTATACGACCCTTATCGTGGTGTTATTGCGTACATTCGAATTGTAGAAGGCTCTGTTAAAGTCGGCGATAAGGTTCGTATGATGGCAACAGGAAAAGAATTCGAAGTAACGGAGCTTGGTGTCTTCACGCCAAAACCATTGCCGCAGGATGAATTAACAGTAGGGGATGTTGGTTTCTTAACAGCTGCTATTAAGACAGTTGGGGATACGCGCGTCGGTGATACGATCACAAGTGCACAGAAACCTGCTGCTGAGCCACTTCCTGGTTATAAGCGTCTTAACCCGATGGTATTCTGTGGTCTCTATCCAATTGATTCGAATAAGTATAATGATTTGCGGGAAGCACTTGAACGTCTTGAGTTAAATGATTCTTCGCTACAATATGAGCCGGAGACATCGCAGGCGCTTGGTTTTGGTTTCCGTTGTGGTTTCCTAGGGATGCTGCATATGGAAATTATTCAAGAGCGGATTGAACGTGAATTCAAGATTGATTTGATTACTACTGCGCCAAGCGTTAGTTATCGGGTAGAACTGACAGATGGAGAAGAAGTGATTGTCGATAACCCATCTAACATGCCTGACCCACAAAGCATTCAACGAGTACAAGAGCCATATGTGAAAGCAACCGTTATGGTTCCGAACGACTTTGTTGGTCCGGTTATGGAATTATGCCAAGCGAAGCGTGGTAATTTCATTGATATGCAATATATGGATGAAAACCGCGTTAATATTGTTTATGATATTCCGCTTGCGGAAATCGTTTATGATTTCTTTGACCAGTTGAAATCGCAAACAAAAGGGTATGCATCGTTTGACTATGAGCTAATCGGATACAAAGAGTCACGCCTTGTGAAGATGGATATTTTATTGAATGGTGAGCAAGTCGATGCGTTATCCTTCATCGTTCACCGTGATTTCGCATATGAGCGGGGTAAGGTTATTACTGATAAGCTAAGAGAGCTTATTCCTCGTCAGCAATTTGAGGTACCGATTCAAGCAGCAATTGGAAACAAAATTGTCGCTCGTTCAACAATTAAGGCAATGCGTAAAAACGTACTTGCAAAATGTTACGGCGGGGATATTTCTCGTAAGCGTAAGCTACTAGAAAAGCAAAAAGAAGGTAAGAAACGAATGAAGTCAGTTGGGTCCGTCGAAGTCCCGCAAGAAGCATTCATGGCGGTTCTGAAAATGGACAGCGACGAGAAGAAATAA
- the holA gene encoding DNA polymerase III subunit delta yields MNIIDIQREIKNGMFYPVYLFYGTENFLIEDTKQKLIQKTLSEEDRDFNLSFFDMAETPIQAAIEDAETLPFMGERRVVIVQNAYFLTAQKNDQKVEHDLKQLERYIEDPSSESIVMMIAPYEKLDERKKVVKAIKKRGGFVHAAPLTEKEIKQWLNQQAKERRVSIEPEAVALLLETVGPDLMMLSTEMDKLSLYAFDTGEITVKMVEMLASRSLEQNIFSLTDMVLKRDLQKAMRIFYDMLEQKEEPIKILALLTQQFRLLYQVKGLASRGYGQSQIASTLKVHPFRVKLAMQKANLFEMNELLRLMDELAEVDYRIKSGKLDKQLAVELFLMKLKKE; encoded by the coding sequence TTGAACATAATTGATATTCAACGTGAAATAAAGAATGGAATGTTTTATCCGGTCTACCTATTTTATGGAACAGAAAATTTTTTAATTGAGGATACGAAACAAAAACTTATTCAAAAAACATTAAGTGAAGAAGATCGTGATTTTAATTTATCCTTCTTTGATATGGCAGAAACACCGATTCAAGCGGCAATTGAAGATGCGGAGACACTTCCTTTTATGGGGGAACGACGGGTCGTGATTGTTCAGAATGCTTATTTCTTGACGGCTCAAAAGAATGACCAAAAGGTAGAGCACGACTTGAAGCAGTTAGAGCGTTATATAGAAGATCCATCTTCAGAATCGATTGTCATGATGATTGCCCCGTATGAGAAGCTGGATGAACGAAAAAAAGTAGTTAAAGCAATCAAGAAAAGAGGCGGGTTTGTTCACGCTGCCCCGTTGACGGAAAAAGAAATTAAGCAATGGCTTAATCAGCAGGCAAAAGAACGGCGAGTTAGTATAGAGCCAGAAGCTGTTGCTTTGTTATTAGAAACAGTTGGGCCAGACTTGATGATGCTGAGCACAGAAATGGACAAGCTATCTCTCTATGCATTTGATACTGGAGAGATTACCGTGAAAATGGTTGAGATGCTTGCCTCACGTTCACTTGAACAAAATATCTTTTCACTAACAGATATGGTGTTAAAACGTGATTTACAAAAGGCGATGCGAATTTTCTATGATATGTTAGAGCAAAAAGAAGAACCGATCAAAATTCTTGCCTTGCTGACACAGCAGTTTCGCTTATTGTATCAAGTGAAAGGACTGGCAAGCCGTGGGTATGGACAAAGTCAAATTGCTTCAACGCTGAAAGTACATCCATTTCGTGTAAAGCTTGCAATGCAAAAAGCCAATTTGTTTGAAATGAATGAGCTGTTAAGGCTGATGGATGAGCTGGCAGAAGTGGACTACAGAATTAAAAGCGGTAAGCTGGATAAACAGCTGGCAGTGGAATTGTTTTTGATGAAACTGAAGAAAGAATAG
- the hemW gene encoding radical SAM family heme chaperone HemW → MAKAVYLHIPFCEHICYYCDFNKVFLQNQPVEDYLRALDTEVKHSLERFPTDRIETIFVGGGTPTSLNMEQMEQFLSTIERYILPLAVENVEYTFEANPGGLAKEKLQLMKDYGVNRLSFGVQTFNDELLKKIGRTHRAKDVFETIETAQAVGFDNINVDLIYALPGQEMSSFEETLQTAFGLGVKHFSGYSLQIEPKTVFYNLMKKGKLRLPSEENEAQMFEVLMTEMENQGFTQYEISNFAVPGYESKHNLTYWHNNEYFGFGAGAHSYVAGVRRVNAGPLPHYMQRIEENGFPYIEEHKVSLSEQMEEEMFLGLRKREGVSKQRFFVRYGKSMNEVFDKQIKDAVKKGLLEESEERIRLTKKGFLLGNEVFQSFLGVFE, encoded by the coding sequence ATGGCAAAAGCAGTGTATCTTCACATTCCGTTTTGTGAACATATTTGTTATTACTGTGACTTCAATAAGGTGTTCCTTCAGAACCAGCCTGTTGAAGACTATTTAAGAGCACTTGATACAGAAGTGAAGCATTCACTTGAACGGTTTCCGACAGATCGAATAGAAACGATTTTTGTTGGTGGTGGTACGCCAACTTCGTTGAATATGGAACAGATGGAACAATTTTTGAGCACGATTGAACGGTACATCTTACCGCTTGCTGTTGAAAATGTTGAATATACGTTTGAAGCAAATCCAGGTGGTTTGGCAAAAGAGAAGCTGCAGCTTATGAAAGACTATGGAGTAAACCGATTAAGCTTCGGTGTCCAAACATTTAATGATGAGCTGTTGAAAAAAATCGGCCGCACACATCGGGCAAAAGATGTATTTGAGACCATTGAAACAGCACAAGCAGTCGGCTTTGACAATATCAATGTAGACTTAATTTACGCGCTGCCTGGACAAGAGATGAGTTCTTTTGAAGAAACGCTACAAACGGCGTTTGGTCTTGGTGTGAAGCATTTTTCTGGTTATTCATTACAAATAGAGCCGAAGACTGTCTTTTACAATTTAATGAAAAAAGGGAAGTTACGCCTTCCGAGTGAAGAGAATGAAGCGCAAATGTTTGAAGTGTTAATGACCGAAATGGAGAACCAAGGATTTACCCAATATGAAATTAGCAATTTTGCAGTACCAGGGTATGAAAGCAAACATAACTTAACATATTGGCATAACAACGAATACTTTGGATTTGGTGCAGGCGCACATAGTTATGTTGCAGGGGTGCGCAGAGTTAACGCTGGCCCGCTTCCTCATTACATGCAACGAATTGAAGAGAATGGCTTTCCGTATATTGAAGAGCATAAGGTTTCTCTTTCTGAGCAGATGGAAGAGGAAATGTTTCTCGGCTTGCGAAAGCGTGAAGGTGTGTCCAAGCAACGTTTCTTCGTTCGCTATGGTAAAAGTATGAACGAGGTGTTTGACAAGCAAATTAAAGATGCAGTTAAAAAAGGATTGCTTGAAGAATCGGAGGAGCGCATAAGGTTAACAAAGAAAGGGTTCTTACTTGGGAATGAAGTCTTTCAAAGTTTCCTCGGTGTGTTTGAATAA
- the hrcA gene encoding heat-inducible transcriptional repressor HrcA → MLTERQLLILQVIIDDFIHSAQAVGSRTLAKKEEITFSPATIRNEMADLEDMGFLEKTHTSSGRIPSEKGYRFYVDNLLAPSKLSRGELESIHTFFSDRVFELERVAQKSAEILSEFTSYTSIVLGPEMFETRLRQFQMIPLTDTTAVAIIVTDTGHVENRTITMPEGIEPGELEKMVNILNERLKGIPLIELPERLNEEVGHVLKRHLYNYEKVYRMLIETFGSQKSEKIYFGGKTNMLSQPEFNDLQKLRSLMSLIEQDQLVYDMLRTSKSGISVKIGQENKIEEMRNCSIITASYSVGNEHMGTIAVLGPTRMEYSKVISLLNVFSADLSKVLSSLYQSK, encoded by the coding sequence ATGTTGACAGAACGCCAACTGTTGATTTTACAAGTGATCATTGATGATTTTATCCATTCTGCACAAGCGGTCGGATCGCGAACACTCGCGAAGAAGGAAGAAATCACCTTCAGTCCGGCGACAATCCGCAATGAAATGGCAGACTTGGAGGACATGGGCTTCTTAGAGAAGACTCATACATCATCAGGTCGAATTCCATCAGAAAAAGGCTACCGCTTTTATGTAGATAACTTGCTTGCTCCGTCAAAGTTATCACGAGGAGAGCTTGAATCTATTCATACGTTCTTTTCGGATCGTGTGTTTGAGTTAGAGCGGGTGGCACAGAAGTCAGCAGAGATTTTATCGGAATTCACAAGTTACACATCAATCGTGCTTGGGCCTGAAATGTTCGAGACTCGTTTGCGGCAATTTCAAATGATTCCGTTGACAGATACGACGGCCGTTGCGATAATCGTGACGGACACAGGTCATGTCGAAAATCGAACAATTACAATGCCAGAAGGGATAGAGCCAGGCGAATTAGAAAAAATGGTCAATATCCTGAATGAGCGCTTGAAAGGTATTCCGCTTATTGAGTTGCCTGAACGATTGAATGAGGAAGTTGGGCATGTATTAAAACGCCATCTCTACAATTACGAGAAAGTATACCGAATGTTGATTGAGACATTTGGCAGTCAAAAGAGTGAAAAAATCTATTTTGGCGGAAAAACGAATATGCTTTCTCAGCCGGAATTCAATGATTTACAGAAATTGCGTTCGCTTATGTCTCTTATCGAGCAGGACCAGCTTGTCTATGACATGCTGCGAACATCAAAGTCAGGTATTTCGGTTAAGATTGGTCAAGAAAATAAAATCGAAGAGATGCGTAATTGCAGTATTATTACAGCGTCCTATTCAGTCGGCAACGAACATATGGGTACAATTGCAGTACTCGGGCCAACACGAATGGAATATTCAAAAGTGATCAGCTTGTTGAATGTCTTTTCTGCAGACTTGTCAAAGGTTCTTTCGTCACTGTATCAATCCAAGTAA
- the dnaK gene encoding molecular chaperone DnaK, producing MSKIIGIDLGTTNSCVAVMEGGEAKVIPNPEGNRTTPSVVAFKNGERQVGEVAKRQAITNPNTIQSIKRHMGTDYKVEVEDKSYTPQEISAILLQNFKSYAEDYLGEKVEKAVITVPAYFNDAERQATKDAGKIAGLEVERIINEPTAAALAYGLDKEDQDQTILVYDLGGGTFDVSILELGDGIFEVRATAGDNRLGGDDFDQVIIDHLVSEFKKENGIDLSKDKMALQRLKDAAEKAKKDLSGVTSTQISLPFITAGDAGPLHLEMNLTRAKFEELSSDLVERTMGPTRQALKDSGMSASEIDKVILVGGSTRIPAVQEAIKKETGQEPHKGVNPDEVVALGAAIQGGVLTGDVKDVVLLDVTPLSLGIETMGGVFTKLIERNTTIPTSKSQVFSTAADNQTSVDIHVLQGEREMAAHNKTLGRFQLTDIPPAPRGVPQIEVSFDIDANGIVNVSAADKGTGKKQTITIKSSSGLSDEEVEQMVKDAEENAEADKKQREQVELRNEADQMVFTTDKTLKDLGDKVEEEEKKKAEEARDALKEALEGDDFDAIKEKKEALEEIVQQLSVKLYEQAAQEAQAQQQAQGEGNQDDDVVDADFEEVNDDEKK from the coding sequence ATGAGTAAGATCATTGGTATTGACTTAGGTACAACAAATTCATGTGTGGCTGTCATGGAAGGCGGCGAAGCAAAGGTAATTCCAAACCCAGAAGGTAACCGTACAACACCATCTGTTGTGGCATTCAAAAACGGCGAGCGTCAAGTCGGTGAAGTTGCAAAGCGTCAAGCAATTACAAACCCAAACACAATTCAATCAATCAAACGTCATATGGGTACAGATTATAAAGTAGAAGTAGAGGATAAGAGCTATACACCACAAGAAATTTCTGCAATTCTTCTTCAAAACTTCAAATCATATGCAGAAGATTATCTTGGGGAAAAAGTTGAAAAAGCAGTTATCACAGTTCCTGCTTATTTCAATGATGCAGAGCGTCAAGCTACAAAAGATGCTGGTAAAATTGCTGGCTTAGAAGTTGAGCGTATCATTAACGAGCCAACAGCTGCAGCACTTGCATACGGCTTAGATAAAGAAGACCAAGACCAAACAATCCTTGTTTATGACCTTGGTGGCGGTACATTTGACGTATCGATCCTTGAGCTTGGCGACGGTATCTTCGAAGTACGCGCAACTGCAGGTGACAACCGTCTTGGTGGTGACGACTTTGACCAAGTAATCATCGATCACCTTGTAAGTGAGTTCAAGAAAGAAAACGGCATTGACCTTTCAAAAGATAAAATGGCACTTCAACGTTTGAAAGACGCAGCTGAAAAAGCGAAAAAAGATCTTTCAGGTGTAACAAGCACGCAAATCTCTCTACCATTTATCACAGCAGGCGATGCAGGTCCACTTCACCTTGAAATGAACTTAACTCGTGCTAAGTTCGAAGAGCTTTCTTCTGATTTAGTTGAACGTACAATGGGACCAACTCGTCAAGCACTTAAAGATTCAGGCATGTCTGCAAGCGAAATTGATAAAGTAATTCTTGTTGGTGGTTCTACACGTATTCCAGCTGTACAAGAAGCAATCAAGAAAGAAACAGGTCAAGAACCACATAAAGGTGTTAACCCGGATGAAGTTGTAGCACTTGGTGCAGCAATCCAAGGTGGCGTACTGACTGGTGACGTTAAAGATGTTGTACTTCTTGACGTAACACCACTTTCACTTGGTATTGAAACAATGGGTGGCGTGTTTACAAAGCTAATCGAACGTAACACAACAATCCCAACAAGCAAATCACAAGTGTTCTCAACAGCTGCTGATAACCAAACATCTGTTGACATCCATGTTCTTCAAGGTGAGCGTGAAATGGCAGCACACAACAAAACACTTGGCCGTTTCCAATTAACTGATATTCCACCAGCACCACGCGGCGTACCACAAATCGAAGTATCATTCGATATTGATGCAAATGGTATCGTAAATGTATCTGCTGCTGATAAAGGTACTGGTAAGAAACAAACAATTACAATCAAGTCTTCTTCTGGTCTTTCTGATGAGGAAGTTGAACAAATGGTTAAAGATGCAGAAGAAAATGCAGAAGCAGATAAGAAGCAACGTGAACAAGTAGAACTTCGCAATGAAGCAGACCAAATGGTATTTACAACTGACAAAACGTTGAAAGACCTTGGCGATAAAGTCGAAGAAGAAGAAAAGAAAAAAGCTGAAGAAGCACGTGATGCATTGAAAGAAGCACTAGAAGGCGATGACTTCGATGCAATCAAAGAAAAGAAAGAAGCACTTGAAGAAATCGTACAACAGCTTTCTGTTAAGCTTTACGAGCAAGCAGCTCAAGAAGCACAAGCACAACAGCAAGCACAAGGCGAAGGCAATCAAGATGACGACGTCGTAGATGCAGACTTCGAAGAAGTAAACGACGACGAAAAGAAATAA
- a CDS encoding DUF3679 domain-containing protein: MWKFLILSAGSALLLFFGVLLGMQQANNSMEEMRGYDDPEMKEVISVEEGEDGVVEASVLGKEVDATQIEEKKEKLQHIKSFNFFSELGKKLSEILETLFTKIIEISIFAFEKIIEKIPI, translated from the coding sequence ATGTGGAAATTTCTTATTCTGTCTGCTGGCTCTGCGCTACTCTTATTTTTCGGCGTTCTGCTTGGCATGCAGCAAGCGAACAATAGTATGGAAGAGATGAGAGGTTATGATGATCCAGAAATGAAAGAAGTGATAAGTGTCGAAGAAGGAGAAGATGGAGTAGTGGAAGCTTCTGTGCTCGGCAAGGAGGTTGATGCTACCCAAATTGAAGAGAAGAAGGAGAAGCTCCAGCACATCAAGTCTTTCAACTTTTTCTCAGAATTAGGTAAGAAGCTGTCAGAGATATTAGAAACCCTCTTTACAAAAATCATTGAAATAAGCATTTTTGCGTTTGAAAAAATAATCGAGAAGATTCCAATTTAG
- the grpE gene encoding nucleotide exchange factor GrpE, translating into MAEDKLNQEQEELAKEAEAVEEEVSVEETQETDELAKKQAEIEELQAKVEEYNNRYLRAQADMENFRRRVNKEREADRKYRAQSLIEEVLPALDNFGRALAVDPEKDSTESVLKGMQMVHNQLIEALKKEGLEEIEAVGKEFDPQLHQAVMQVEDENYESNVVVEELQRGYKLNDRVIRPSMVKVNQ; encoded by the coding sequence TTGGCTGAGGATAAACTAAACCAAGAGCAAGAAGAGCTTGCAAAAGAAGCAGAAGCTGTTGAAGAAGAGGTTTCAGTTGAAGAAACACAAGAAACAGATGAACTTGCCAAGAAGCAAGCTGAAATTGAAGAACTGCAAGCGAAAGTTGAAGAATACAACAACCGTTATTTACGCGCACAGGCTGATATGGAAAATTTCCGCCGCCGTGTGAACAAAGAGCGTGAAGCGGATCGTAAATATAGAGCACAAAGCTTGATTGAAGAGGTTTTACCTGCGCTTGATAACTTCGGACGCGCGTTAGCTGTCGACCCTGAAAAGGACAGTACAGAATCTGTTCTCAAAGGAATGCAAATGGTGCATAATCAGCTTATCGAGGCACTTAAGAAGGAAGGTCTTGAAGAGATCGAGGCTGTTGGAAAGGAATTTGATCCACAGTTGCATCAAGCAGTTATGCAGGTTGAAGATGAGAACTACGAGTCAAATGTTGTTGTCGAAGAGCTTCAAAGAGGCTACAAATTGAATGACCGTGTCATTCGTCCATCAATGGTAAAGGTAAATCAATAA
- a CDS encoding YqzM family protein has product MNEFEKNVQSKRNDAVDSGVGFVVSFGFFFTIFIIAIVMKFIGS; this is encoded by the coding sequence ATGAACGAGTTTGAAAAAAACGTCCAAAGTAAACGCAACGACGCTGTTGACTCTGGTGTTGGCTTTGTAGTATCATTCGGATTCTTTTTTACAATCTTTATCATCGCGATTGTTATGAAATTCATCGGAAGCTAA